TCTTTTTATAATGTCTCAACAATTTTGCGCTTAACCGGCCCGCTTAATTCAACAGTTTTAGAGCAGACTTTCAACGAAATTATCAGCCGACATGAAGCATTACGCACCACATTTGCAGCCATCGAAGGGGAACCAATGCAAATAATTTCCCCTAGATTAAATATACCTTTAAAAATATTAAATTTACAAGAATTGCCAAAAACTGAAAGAGAAAGTAAAGCCAAAAAACTAGCGGAATTAGAAAGCGAACAACCGTTTAATTTAGCAACCGGCCCCTTAATAAGAACCAGCATTATCCAATTAGAAGAAACAGAAAATATCCTTTTACTGAGTATGCACCACATTATATCAGATGATTGGTCTGTGGGCGTGCTAATTCGAGAATTGGGAACAATTTATAAAGCTTTAGCAGAAAATCAACCTTCACCTCTGCCAGAATTACCCCTGCAATACGCCGACTTTTCAGAATGGCAACGTGATTGTTTGCAAGGAGAAAAATTAGAAACTTTACTTGCTTACTGGCGACAGCAACTTAAAGGAATATCTGTATTAAATTTGCCAACAGATAGGCCAAAAACTCACCAGCAAACTTACCAAGGAGCCAGTCAATTTTTAGAACTACCCAAAAAACTAACCGATGATATTAAAGCCTTAGCCAAGCAAGAAAATGTTAGTTTATTTATGATATTGCTGGCTGCATTTCAAGTTTTACTTTACCGCTACACCGGCCAAGAAGATATTGCCATAGGTACGCCGGTTGCTAACCGTAACCAAAGCGAAATAGAGTCATTAATCGGCTTTTTTGTCAACTCGTTAGTGCTGCGAACAAATTTAGCTGCTAACCCAACATTTAAAGAAATTTTAGCTAGTGTGCGCGAAGTCACCCTAGACGCTTACGCTCATCAAGATTTGCCTTTTGAAAAATTAGTAGAATATTTGCATCCAGAGCGTTCGCTAAACCGGCATCCTCTATTTCAAGTTGTATTTAGCCTGCAAAACGCCCCAATGGAAACCTTAGAATTGCCAGAATTAACCTTAAATTCACTTACTTGGGAAGCCAAAACAACTCGCTTTGATTTAGAGTTGCATTTGTGGGAACCCTCCGACAGTTTCCGCAGCATTTACGGCGAAAAATGGCAGCATTTAGATAGTCTCAGAGGCGTGGCGGTTTATAGCACAGACTTATTTGATGAAGCCACAATTCAACGAATGCTGGAACATTATAAAAATCTGCTGAAAAACATCATTATCAACCCCCACGAGAGTATTAATAATTTAGCGTTTTTGAGCCAAGCAGAACAGCATCAACTATTAACAGAATGGAACAACACTCAAACAAATTATCCTGAATATTTGGGGGTTAATCAATTATTTGAAAAACAAGTTAAAAAGAATCCTGATAAAATTGCTATTAATTTTGATAACCAAAAATTAACTTACCAAGAACTAAACAACCTGAGCAATAAATTAGCGGCTTACTTGCAAAAAATGGGAGTAAAACCAGAAGTTATAGTGGGAATTTGTGCCGAAGCTTGCGTTAATACAATAGTGGGAATTTTAGGAATTCTCAAAGCAGGAGGAGCCTACTTACTTTTAGACCCAAATTATCCCGCTGAGCGACTAAAATTGATGCGGGAAGACGCACAAGTTAGTTTATTGCTAGGGGAAGAAAAGCAAATTGAGCGATTTAAAGATTTATCAATACCAGTGGTTTGCCTAGATAAAGATTGGGAAATTTTCGAGCAGCAAGAAATTAACTTTATAGTGCAAGATAATTTATTGAAATCTGACAATCTTGCTTACATTATTTACACCTCTGGATCTACCGGCAAACCGAAAGGCGTAGCGGTTACCCACAAAGCAATTAACCGGCTTGTTGTCAATACAAATTACATAAAAATAGATGCAACTGATAAAATTGCTCAAGCCGCTAACCTCTGCTTTGATGCCGCCACATTTGAAATTTGGGGCGCGCTTCTCAACGGTGCAGAACTTGTAGGAATCAATCAAGAAATCTTGCTTTCTCCCCACGATTTCGCGGCAGAAATACGCGCCAAAAAAATTAGCTTTTTGTTTTTAACTACAGCTTTATTTCAAGAAATTGCCCGCAATGTGCCGCAAGCATTTGAGTCTTTACGCTGTTTGCTTTTTGGCGGTGAAAGAGTCGATGTAAGATGGGTAAAAAAAGTTTTAAAAGCCGGTGCGCCTCAAGAATTAATTCATGTATATGGACCTACAGAAAACACCACTTTTACTTCTTATTATCCTGTGGAAAGTTTAGCAGAAGAATCTACATCACTACCGATAGGCCGGCCTATTTCCAACACCCAAATTTATATTTTAGACCAACATTTAAACCCAGTTCCCATTGGCATTGCCGGTGAGGTTTACATTGGCGGGGAAGGATTAGCAAAAGGCTACATCAACCGGCCAGAATTAACAGCAGAAAAATTTATTTCGCTTAATTTACCTGAGAATAAACAATCGAGAGTTTATAAAACTGGCGACATAGCGCGATATTTACCAGACGGGAACATAGAATTTTTAGGACGCGCTGACAATCAGGTAAAAATTCGTGGGTTTAGGATAGAATTGGGAGAAATTGAAAGCATTTTAAACCAGCATCCAGACGTGCAAAATGCAGCAGTTATTGTCCGCGAAGAAATTCCAGGTGAGAAAAATTTAGTAGGCTATATTGTTACACATCAAAAAGGCAGACATATCATCTCAGAATTGCGGGAATTTTTGAAAGCAAAACTGCCGGCATATATGATACCTTCAAGTTATGCAATTTTGGAATCCTTACCCCTCACACCCAGCGGCAAAATTAATCGGCAACTCTTACCTAAGATAGATGCAGAACCAGAAGATTTCCCAGAAGATTATGTCGCTCCTCGAACTTCAGTAGAGGAAAAATTAGTAAAAATTTGGGCCAATATTTTGGGGAAAAAGCAAGTGAGTGTGTACGATAACTTTTTTGAATTAGGCGGCCATTCTTTGCTGGCAACACAGTTAATTTCTCGAATTCGCAACAGCTTTGAAATCGAGTTACCATTAAGCCATGTATTTGAAGCTCCCACAGTAGCAAGTTTAGCCAAATATATTGAGGCTGCTTCTTGGATTACAAAAAGTCAAAAAATTGCAAATAAGGATGCTAGAGAAGAGGTGCAATTTTGAATACTGTTGAATTTTTATCTTACCTGAGCCGTTTAGATATTAATGTTTTTGTAGAAGAAAATTGCCTTTGCTGCGATGCGAAGGAAGGAATTTTAACGGCAGAATTAAAAGCAGAAATCGCTGAACGTAAAGCAGAAATTATCGCTTTTTTGCAACAAACTCGCCGCCCCATCGGCCAGCAGATTAAACCTCTTGTACCCCTAGCGCAAAAAGCAAATTTACCGCTTTCTTTTGCTCAGCAGCGGTTGTGGTTCCTCGACCAATTAGTGGGGAATAATCCATTTTATAATATGCCGGCTGCTTTGCGGTTAACCGGCAATCTCAAATTAGTTGCTCTCGAAAAAGCTTTTAATGAAATTGTCCGCAGGCACGAAGTTTTACGCACAAGTTTTGCTGTGGTTGGAGAGGAGCCGGTGCAAAAGATAAGCTCTCATCTTTCCCTAACCATTGATATAGCAGATTTGCGAAAATTGCCTTCTTCGCAACGGGAAATAGAAGCGCAAAAAATAACTACTCAAGAAGCACAAAAAACTTTTAATTTAAGCACCGGCCCTTTGTTGCGAGTGCTGCTTATTCAGCTAGAAGAAAAGGCATATTTATTAATGTTGAATATGCACCATATTGTTTCCGATGGCTGGTCTATTGGAGTGCTAATTCAGGAATTAAGTTCACTTTACACAGCATTTACTAACGAAAAGTTTTCTCCTCTCCCCGACTTACCAATTCAATATGCAGATTTTGCTTGCTGGCAACGCGAGTTTTTGAAAGGGGAAGTATTAGAAAATCAACTGAGTTACTGGCGTCAAAAATTGGAGGGAATATCAGCTTTAAATTTGCCAATAGATCGGCCCAGGCCGGCAGTTCAAAGTTATCGAGGTGCCCGAAAACTTTTGCAACTACCAAAACAACTTAGTCAAGATTTAGAAACTTTGAGTCAGCAGCAAAAAGTTACTTTATTTATGACATTGCTGGCGGCATTTAAAGTTTTACTTTATCGCTATACCGAACAAGAAGATATTGCTATAGGTTCGCCGGTTGCTAACCGTAACCGCATCGAAATTGAACCGTTAATTGGATTTTTTGTTAATTCTTTAGTGCTACGAACAGATTTATCAGGAAATCCAACATTTTTGGAATTATTGCAGAGAGTCAAACAAACTGCTTTAGGCGCTTATGCTCATCAAGATTTACCGTTTGAGAAGTTAGTAGAAGAACTACATCCCGAACGCCAATTAAATCAAAATCCTTTATTTCAGGTCGTTTTTGCTTTGCAAAATGCGCCGGTGGGAGCGTTAGAATTACCGGGAATAACGCTTAGTCCACAACAATTAGATGTGGGAACAAGTCGGTTTGATTTAGAGTTTCATTTGTGGGAATCAACCCCAAATAATAACCTTTGGGTAGATGATAGCGGTGGTATTAGTGGGTTTGTTATTTACAGTACCGATTTATTTGATGAAGCCACCATCACGAGAATGTTAGAGCATTTTCAAATCTTGCTGGAAGGCATTGTTAAAAACCCTGAACAGCGGCTTTCTGAGTTGCCGATTTTAAGCAAAAAAGAGCAACATCAAATATTAGTAGAGTGGAACCAAACTCAGGCCGATTTCCAGAAAAATTTATGTGTTCATCAGTTATTTGAAATTCAAGCAAAACAACGTCCAGATGCACTATCGCTGGTATTTGGAGAAGAAAAAGTTACCTATAAAGAGCTAAATGATCGCAGTAATCAACTCGCGCATATTCTGCAAAAAAAAGGCGTGACTGTGGAGAGTTTAGTGGGGCTTTGTGTGGGCCGATCTGTAGATTTGATTGTGGGAATGTTGGGAATTTTAAAAGCTGGTGCAGCTTACCTTATTTTAGACCCAACTTATCCATCTGAGCGTTTAAATTTTATGCTAGAAGACGCTCAAATTTCTCTGGTATTAACTCATAAACAGGAACAAAAGCGGTGGGAAAAGTCAAATTTAGAAATTATTTATTTAAATGAAATTTACCAAGAAAATGAGCAAATTTCGGACAACCCTACCGTTAATGTTTCAACAAATAATCTAGTTTATGTGATTTATACTTCTGGATCAACCGGCACCCCCAAAGGCGTTGAAATAGAACATCACAGCTTGCTAAATCTCATTTTTTGGCATCAAAAACAGTTTTCCGTTTCGCCAAATGACCGCGCCACGCAAATAGCAGGAATTGCCTTTGATGCTTGCGTATGGGAAATTTGGCCTTATCTAACTGCCGGTGCTACCCTCTATTTTCCCGATAATGAAACGCGGCTTTCTCCTTATAAATTGCGAGATTGGCTAATAGAAAAACAAATCACAATAACATTTTTGCCGACACCTTTGGCAGAGAAAATATTGCAATTAGAATGGCCGGTTAATACAGCATTACGAATTTTGCTCACCGGCGGCGAAAAATTGCACCAATATCCTTTAGCATACCATCCGTTTAAACTTGTCAATAATTACGGCCCCACAGAAAATACAGTTGTCACAACTTCTGCCATAATTCCTGTTAAAAACAACCCCGAAAGATCACCTACAATTGGCCGGCCTATTGCCAACACTTGTGTTTATATATTAGACAAACATTTGCAGCCGGTGCCAGTTGGTATCCCCGGAGAATTATACATCAGCGGTGAGGGTTTAGCCAGAGGCTATCGCCACCGGTCAGAATTAACCACAGAGCGATTTATTTGGCTCTCAAAAAACAACATTGTACCCCCAACAAAACTTTATAAAACAGGAGACTTAGTACGCTATTTACCCGATGGAAATCTGGAATTTTTAGGCCGCACAGACGAACAAGTAAAAATTCGAGGTTTCCGTATTGAATTAGGAGAAATAGAAGCCCTATTAACTCAGCACCCCGCCGTCCAGCAATGTGTTGTAATAGCCGCTGAAAATGCCCAACAAGATAAGCGTTTAATAGCTTATCTTGCCCTCAATTCCGAACTAATCAACCACCACTTTAAGCAATTACAAGAAGAGCATATATCCCAATGGCAAATGCTCTATAACGATACTTATAAACAACCGGCAGCCGACAGCAACCCAGACTTTAATATTATCGGTTGGAATAGCAGCTACACCGGCCAACCCATACCCTCACAACAACTGCAAGAATGGGTAAATAATCAAGTCGCGGAAATTTTAGCATTACAGCCAAACAAAGTATTAGAAATTGGTTGTGGCACGGGCTTATTATTGTTCCGAATTGCGCCGCACTGCACGGTATATTACGGCACAGATTTTTCCTTGCCATCTCTTAACTATATTCAACAACAATTGCGAGAGGGAAACTTAAATCATGTAACTTTGCTTCCGCAAATGGCAACAGATTTTAATCAAATAGAAAACAGCGCTTTTGATGCAGTCATTCTTAACTCAATTGTCCAATACTTTCCCAGCATTGATTACCTTTTAGAAGTAATAGGAAAAGCCATAAAAGCAACAGCCCCAAGCGGGTTTATTTTCATCGGAGATGTGCGGAATTTGCAAACTTTAGAGGCTTTTCATACAGCCGTGCAACTGTATCGCGCCGAACCTTCTCTGAGTTGCAAACAGTTACAGCAGCGCGTACAATTGCAAATTTTTCAAGAAAGTGAGTTAGTGATTGCTCCAGATTTTTTCCTGGCATTAAAACAACATTTTCCCCAAATAAGCGGTGTAAAAATTGAACTGTTACGAGGAAGTTTTCACAATGAGCTAACGCAGTTTCGTTATAATGTCATTCTCCAGATAGTCGGTGAAATTGAAACTTGCAAAAATGAGGAATTCGTTTCTTTTCAGCCGGCTTTGACAGTTGCAGAAGTGCATCAGTTTTTATTAGAAAAGCAGCCGGAATCTTTGCGGGTAGCCGGTGTGCCGAATCCCCGAATTACCGCCGCACTGAAAGCCGCAGAATGGCTGCAAACAGAGAAATTTAAAACAGCCGGCCAATTGCAAAATGCCGTGCAAAAACTCCAGAATAGCGGAATAGATCCGCAAGAATGGTGGGA
Above is a genomic segment from Ancylothrix sp. D3o containing:
- a CDS encoding amino acid adenylation domain-containing protein, which translates into the protein MNIDTFKNDHNGNKEQGNFDDEEREVFVFPASFAQQRLWFFDQLTPANSFYNVSTILRLTGPLNSTVLEQTFNEIISRHEALRTTFAAIEGEPMQIISPRLNIPLKILNLQELPKTERESKAKKLAELESEQPFNLATGPLIRTSIIQLEETENILLLSMHHIISDDWSVGVLIRELGTIYKALAENQPSPLPELPLQYADFSEWQRDCLQGEKLETLLAYWRQQLKGISVLNLPTDRPKTHQQTYQGASQFLELPKKLTDDIKALAKQENVSLFMILLAAFQVLLYRYTGQEDIAIGTPVANRNQSEIESLIGFFVNSLVLRTNLAANPTFKEILASVREVTLDAYAHQDLPFEKLVEYLHPERSLNRHPLFQVVFSLQNAPMETLELPELTLNSLTWEAKTTRFDLELHLWEPSDSFRSIYGEKWQHLDSLRGVAVYSTDLFDEATIQRMLEHYKNLLKNIIINPHESINNLAFLSQAEQHQLLTEWNNTQTNYPEYLGVNQLFEKQVKKNPDKIAINFDNQKLTYQELNNLSNKLAAYLQKMGVKPEVIVGICAEACVNTIVGILGILKAGGAYLLLDPNYPAERLKLMREDAQVSLLLGEEKQIERFKDLSIPVVCLDKDWEIFEQQEINFIVQDNLLKSDNLAYIIYTSGSTGKPKGVAVTHKAINRLVVNTNYIKIDATDKIAQAANLCFDAATFEIWGALLNGAELVGINQEILLSPHDFAAEIRAKKISFLFLTTALFQEIARNVPQAFESLRCLLFGGERVDVRWVKKVLKAGAPQELIHVYGPTENTTFTSYYPVESLAEESTSLPIGRPISNTQIYILDQHLNPVPIGIAGEVYIGGEGLAKGYINRPELTAEKFISLNLPENKQSRVYKTGDIARYLPDGNIEFLGRADNQVKIRGFRIELGEIESILNQHPDVQNAAVIVREEIPGEKNLVGYIVTHQKGRHIISELREFLKAKLPAYMIPSSYAILESLPLTPSGKINRQLLPKIDAEPEDFPEDYVAPRTSVEEKLVKIWANILGKKQVSVYDNFFELGGHSLLATQLISRIRNSFEIELPLSHVFEAPTVASLAKYIEAASWITKSQKIANKDAREEVQF
- a CDS encoding non-ribosomal peptide synthetase; amino-acid sequence: MNTVEFLSYLSRLDINVFVEENCLCCDAKEGILTAELKAEIAERKAEIIAFLQQTRRPIGQQIKPLVPLAQKANLPLSFAQQRLWFLDQLVGNNPFYNMPAALRLTGNLKLVALEKAFNEIVRRHEVLRTSFAVVGEEPVQKISSHLSLTIDIADLRKLPSSQREIEAQKITTQEAQKTFNLSTGPLLRVLLIQLEEKAYLLMLNMHHIVSDGWSIGVLIQELSSLYTAFTNEKFSPLPDLPIQYADFACWQREFLKGEVLENQLSYWRQKLEGISALNLPIDRPRPAVQSYRGARKLLQLPKQLSQDLETLSQQQKVTLFMTLLAAFKVLLYRYTEQEDIAIGSPVANRNRIEIEPLIGFFVNSLVLRTDLSGNPTFLELLQRVKQTALGAYAHQDLPFEKLVEELHPERQLNQNPLFQVVFALQNAPVGALELPGITLSPQQLDVGTSRFDLEFHLWESTPNNNLWVDDSGGISGFVIYSTDLFDEATITRMLEHFQILLEGIVKNPEQRLSELPILSKKEQHQILVEWNQTQADFQKNLCVHQLFEIQAKQRPDALSLVFGEEKVTYKELNDRSNQLAHILQKKGVTVESLVGLCVGRSVDLIVGMLGILKAGAAYLILDPTYPSERLNFMLEDAQISLVLTHKQEQKRWEKSNLEIIYLNEIYQENEQISDNPTVNVSTNNLVYVIYTSGSTGTPKGVEIEHHSLLNLIFWHQKQFSVSPNDRATQIAGIAFDACVWEIWPYLTAGATLYFPDNETRLSPYKLRDWLIEKQITITFLPTPLAEKILQLEWPVNTALRILLTGGEKLHQYPLAYHPFKLVNNYGPTENTVVTTSAIIPVKNNPERSPTIGRPIANTCVYILDKHLQPVPVGIPGELYISGEGLARGYRHRSELTTERFIWLSKNNIVPPTKLYKTGDLVRYLPDGNLEFLGRTDEQVKIRGFRIELGEIEALLTQHPAVQQCVVIAAENAQQDKRLIAYLALNSELINHHFKQLQEEHISQWQMLYNDTYKQPAADSNPDFNIIGWNSSYTGQPIPSQQLQEWVNNQVAEILALQPNKVLEIGCGTGLLLFRIAPHCTVYYGTDFSLPSLNYIQQQLREGNLNHVTLLPQMATDFNQIENSAFDAVILNSIVQYFPSIDYLLEVIGKAIKATAPSGFIFIGDVRNLQTLEAFHTAVQLYRAEPSLSCKQLQQRVQLQIFQESELVIAPDFFLALKQHFPQISGVKIELLRGSFHNELTQFRYNVILQIVGEIETCKNEEFVSFQPALTVAEVHQFLLEKQPESLRVAGVPNPRITAALKAAEWLQTEKFKTAGQLQNAVQKLQNSGIDPQEWWDLDIPYIVNIKPAEKDSYDVTFVRGDALKFIPQENAKKMRPWHTYANNPLQAKAARQVVPQLQTYLAEKLPEYMIPAAFVILQSFPLTANGKIDRRALITPDLINIEVAGNYAPPRTEIEQILAKIWAEILGIKRVGVRDNFFELGGHSLLATQLVSRVRDTLGIELPLRQVFEAPKIAELAKIIDNIKQSSTQTKTPALVPISRESRRMKLSSLNKENQKNNGS